A genomic region of [Eubacterium] eligens ATCC 27750 contains the following coding sequences:
- a CDS encoding FeoA family protein has protein sequence MTLRDVSVGQTVKVTRLNGDGPVKRRIMDMGITKGVEVYVRKVAPLGDPVEVTVRGYELSLRKADAEMIEVG, from the coding sequence ATGACTTTAAGAGATGTATCTGTAGGCCAGACTGTTAAAGTTACCAGGTTAAATGGTGATGGTCCGGTTAAGAGAAGAATTATGGATATGGGAATTACTAAGGGAGTTGAAGTCTATGTAAGAAAGGTAGCACCTTTGGGAGATCCTGTAGAGGTTACAGTAAGAGGCTATGAATTATCGCTTCGTAAAGCCGATGCCGAGATGATAGAGGTAGGCTGA
- a CDS encoding phosphoribosylformylglycinamidine synthase translates to MSGVKRVFVEKKKPFAVNAKELLEEIGGYLGIKTITDVRVLIRYDIENLSEETYKKALTTVFSEPPVDDVYEGTFPAGKDDFVFSVEYLPGQFDQRADSAEQCVKFFNENETPVIKTAVTYVLTGTVTDEEKNRIKEHCINPVDSRQAAEDIPETLVTEFKTPADVIYFDGFKDMPEDKLKELYDSLGLAMTFKDFKFIQEHFAGVEKRDPSMTEIRVLDTYWSDHCRHTTFATELTDVKFKDGFYKAPMEATYNKYLSDRAEIYKDRKDKFVCLMDLALMGAKKLKAEGKLADQEESDEINACSIVVPVEIDGKTEEWLVNFKNETHNHPTEIEPFGGAATCLGGAIRDPLSGRTYVYQAMRITGAADPTVPVSETIHGKLPQRKLVTGAAHGYSSYGNQIGLATGYVKEIYHPDYVAKRMEIGAVIAAAPRSAVKRENSDPGDIIILLGGRTGRDGCGGATGSSKVHTEKSIEDCGAEVQKGNAPTERKMQRLFRRPEVTKLIKKCNDFGAGGVSVAIGELAAGLKVDLDKVPKKYEGLDGTELAISESQERMAVVVDPKDVKEFLQYAAEENLEAVEVAVVTEEPRLVLNWRGKDIVNISRAFLDTNGAHQETKVVVDIPSQEDDYLKPVKVTDVRGKWLKTLADLNECSQKGLVERFDGSIGAGSVYMPYGGKYQLTETQSMVAKLPVLKGSCDTVTMMSYGFDPYLSSWSPYHGAIYAVTDSVAKIVAAGGDFSKIRFTYQEYFRRMTEDPERWSQPFAALLGAYEAQMGFGLPSIGGKDSMSGTFEHIDVPPTLCSFAIDVAKEGDIITPELKNDGDVLVRFDIKKNQYDLPDFEQVKALYSAIHELIQKKAIVSAYVLDANGLVPALSKMAFGNKLGFEISADVKEDDLFAPAYGCIVAEVPADKLSEITTAYTKVGTVKDNGKFTYKEVSINVEEALSVWADTLEGVFPTKASKETTPVESKLYEAPSVHVCKNKVAKPTVFIPVFPGTNCEYDSAKAFERAGADTIVKVFKNLDAESIRESVDEFEKAINQAQIIMFPGGFSAGDEPDGSAKFFATAFRNAKMKEAVEKLLNERDGLALGICNGFQALIKLGLVPNGKITGQDAQSPTLTFNTINRHISKMVYTKVVSNLSPWLANAELGGVYCNPASHGEGRFVAPKEWLDKLFANGQVATQYCDLDGNVSMDEEWNINGSYMAIEGITSPDGRCFGKMAHSERRGDSVAINIYGEQDIKIFESGVKYFK, encoded by the coding sequence ATGAGCGGCGTAAAGAGAGTTTTTGTCGAGAAAAAGAAACCATTTGCAGTTAATGCGAAAGAATTACTTGAGGAGATAGGAGGATATCTTGGAATAAAGACTATTACAGATGTAAGAGTTCTTATCCGTTATGATATTGAGAATCTTTCAGAAGAAACATATAAGAAAGCACTTACTACTGTTTTTTCTGAGCCACCGGTAGATGATGTTTATGAGGGAACATTTCCAGCGGGAAAGGATGATTTCGTGTTCTCTGTAGAGTATCTTCCAGGACAGTTCGACCAGAGAGCTGATTCTGCAGAACAGTGTGTTAAGTTCTTTAATGAGAATGAGACACCAGTTATCAAGACTGCTGTAACTTATGTATTGACAGGAACTGTTACTGATGAGGAGAAGAACAGGATTAAGGAACACTGCATTAACCCTGTTGATTCAAGACAGGCAGCAGAGGATATTCCAGAAACTTTAGTTACTGAGTTCAAGACTCCTGCTGATGTTATTTATTTTGACGGATTCAAGGATATGCCAGAGGATAAGTTAAAGGAATTATATGATTCTTTAGGACTTGCCATGACATTTAAGGATTTTAAGTTCATTCAGGAGCATTTTGCTGGTGTTGAGAAGCGTGATCCTTCTATGACTGAAATCAGAGTACTTGATACATACTGGTCAGATCATTGCCGTCACACAACATTTGCAACAGAGCTTACAGATGTTAAGTTTAAGGACGGATTCTACAAAGCCCCTATGGAAGCTACATATAACAAGTATCTTTCAGACAGAGCAGAAATATATAAGGACCGTAAGGACAAGTTCGTATGCCTTATGGACCTTGCACTTATGGGTGCTAAGAAGTTAAAGGCTGAGGGCAAGTTAGCTGATCAGGAAGAATCTGATGAGATTAATGCCTGCTCAATTGTTGTTCCGGTTGAGATCGATGGAAAGACAGAGGAATGGCTTGTTAACTTTAAGAATGAGACACATAACCATCCAACAGAGATTGAGCCATTTGGTGGCGCAGCAACTTGTCTAGGTGGTGCTATAAGAGATCCATTGTCAGGACGTACATATGTATATCAGGCAATGAGAATTACAGGTGCAGCAGACCCTACTGTTCCGGTATCAGAGACAATTCATGGAAAGCTTCCACAGAGAAAGCTTGTCACAGGTGCAGCTCACGGATACAGTTCATATGGTAACCAGATCGGACTTGCTACAGGATATGTTAAAGAAATCTATCATCCTGATTATGTTGCCAAAAGAATGGAGATTGGTGCAGTTATAGCTGCTGCTCCAAGAAGTGCAGTTAAGAGAGAGAATTCTGACCCGGGAGATATCATTATTCTTCTTGGTGGAAGAACAGGACGAGATGGATGTGGCGGAGCTACAGGTTCATCTAAGGTTCATACAGAGAAGTCTATTGAGGATTGTGGTGCTGAGGTTCAGAAGGGTAATGCTCCTACAGAGCGTAAGATGCAGAGACTCTTCAGAAGACCAGAGGTTACTAAGCTTATTAAGAAATGTAATGACTTTGGTGCAGGCGGTGTATCCGTTGCAATTGGTGAGCTTGCAGCAGGTCTTAAGGTAGATCTTGATAAAGTTCCTAAGAAGTATGAAGGTCTTGATGGAACAGAGCTTGCTATATCAGAGTCTCAGGAGAGAATGGCTGTTGTAGTTGATCCTAAGGATGTTAAGGAATTCCTTCAGTATGCTGCTGAGGAGAACTTAGAGGCAGTTGAGGTAGCTGTTGTAACAGAAGAACCAAGACTTGTTCTTAACTGGAGAGGTAAGGATATCGTTAATATTTCAAGAGCATTCCTTGATACTAATGGTGCTCATCAGGAGACTAAGGTTGTAGTTGATATTCCTTCACAGGAAGACGATTACCTTAAGCCGGTTAAGGTTACAGATGTACGCGGTAAGTGGTTAAAGACTTTAGCAGACCTTAACGAATGCTCACAGAAGGGACTTGTTGAGAGATTTGATGGTTCTATCGGAGCCGGTTCAGTATATATGCCATATGGTGGTAAATATCAGCTTACAGAGACACAGAGCATGGTTGCAAAGCTTCCAGTGCTTAAGGGCTCATGCGATACAGTAACTATGATGTCTTATGGATTTGATCCATATCTTTCATCATGGAGCCCATATCATGGAGCAATCTATGCTGTAACAGATTCTGTAGCTAAGATTGTTGCTGCCGGTGGTGATTTCAGTAAGATTAGATTCACATATCAGGAATACTTCAGAAGAATGACAGAAGATCCAGAAAGATGGAGCCAGCCATTTGCTGCACTTCTTGGCGCATATGAAGCACAGATGGGATTCGGACTTCCATCAATCGGTGGTAAGGACAGTATGTCAGGAACATTTGAACATATTGATGTTCCACCAACACTCTGCTCATTTGCTATTGATGTAGCTAAGGAAGGAGATATTATTACTCCTGAGCTTAAGAATGATGGTGATGTATTAGTCAGATTTGATATTAAGAAGAATCAGTATGATCTTCCAGATTTCGAACAGGTTAAGGCACTTTACAGTGCAATACATGAGCTTATCCAGAAGAAGGCAATTGTGTCTGCATATGTTCTTGATGCTAACGGACTTGTACCAGCACTCAGCAAGATGGCATTTGGTAATAAGTTAGGTTTTGAGATTAGCGCAGACGTTAAGGAAGATGACCTCTTTGCACCAGCTTATGGCTGTATCGTTGCAGAAGTTCCAGCGGACAAGCTTAGTGAGATTACTACAGCTTATACTAAGGTTGGTACTGTTAAGGATAATGGTAAGTTCACATACAAGGAAGTTTCAATTAATGTAGAAGAAGCATTAAGCGTATGGGCTGATACCCTTGAGGGTGTATTCCCAACTAAGGCTTCTAAGGAAACTACACCGGTTGAAAGCAAGTTATATGAAGCACCAAGCGTACATGTATGCAAGAATAAGGTTGCTAAGCCAACAGTATTTATCCCGGTATTCCCAGGAACTAACTGTGAGTACGATAGTGCCAAGGCATTTGAAAGAGCCGGCGCTGATACAATCGTTAAGGTGTTCAAGAACCTTGATGCTGAGAGTATCAGAGAGTCTGTAGATGAATTTGAGAAGGCTATTAACCAGGCACAGATTATTATGTTCCCTGGTGGATTCTCAGCAGGTGATGAACCAGATGGTTCTGCCAAGTTCTTTGCTACAGCATTCCGTAATGCCAAGATGAAGGAAGCAGTTGAGAAGCTACTTAATGAGAGAGATGGTCTTGCACTTGGTATCTGTAATGGATTCCAGGCTCTTATAAAGCTTGGTCTTGTACCTAACGGAAAGATTACAGGACAGGATGCACAGTCACCTACACTTACATTTAATACAATTAACCGTCATATATCTAAGATGGTATATACTAAGGTTGTCAGCAATTTAAGCCCATGGCTTGCTAATGCAGAGCTTGGCGGAGTATACTGCAACCCAGCTTCACATGGTGAAGGAAGATTTGTTGCTCCTAAGGAATGGCTTGATAAGCTCTTTGCTAACGGACAGGTTGCTACACAGTACTGTGACCTTGACGGTAATGTATCTATGGATGAAGAGTGGAATATCAATGGTTCATACATGGCTATTGAAGGTATCACAAGCCCAGACGGAAGATGCTTCGGTAAGATGGCACATTCTGAGAGACGCGGCGACAGTGTTGCTATTAATATATATGGTGAGCAGGATATTAAGATATTCGAATCAGGTGTTAAGTACTTCAAGTAA
- a CDS encoding FeoA family protein, whose protein sequence is MPLTMIDEGTPYTIQRIGGKEEIRRFLENLGFVPGAVVTVVSKAGGNVIVNIKESRVAIGKDMANKIMV, encoded by the coding sequence ATGCCATTAACTATGATTGATGAAGGAACTCCATACACAATCCAGCGGATTGGTGGAAAGGAAGAAATAAGACGTTTTCTTGAGAATCTTGGATTCGTTCCGGGAGCAGTAGTAACAGTTGTTTCTAAAGCTGGCGGTAATGTCATTGTTAACATTAAGGAATCAAGAGTTGCCATAGGAAAAGATATGGCTAATAAAATTATGGTATAA
- a CDS encoding DUF3793 family protein: MVCTDVLGRIEREVIKECSPTLAGLKTGNLFNYRYDNISDFRKELASVNRKLNAKGVYVTFLKRNEKSALLYVFRPDRLEKDLSQPAVQNVLKTFGYTDYKVGASIKHLKQRVGENTCFPHEIGLFLSYPVEDVIQFIRQKGCNYKCCGVWKVYCDEAFSQKMFARYRKCTEVYLRVFDRGRSISALTV; the protein is encoded by the coding sequence ATGGTCTGTACAGATGTATTGGGAAGAATTGAGCGGGAAGTTATAAAAGAGTGTTCTCCGACGCTTGCCGGATTAAAGACGGGCAACCTTTTTAATTACAGATATGATAATATATCTGATTTTAGGAAAGAGCTTGCAAGTGTAAACAGAAAACTTAACGCCAAAGGCGTGTATGTTACATTTTTAAAGCGAAATGAAAAGAGTGCACTTTTATATGTGTTCAGACCTGACAGATTAGAGAAGGATTTGTCACAGCCAGCAGTACAAAATGTACTGAAAACATTTGGATATACAGATTATAAAGTTGGAGCAAGCATCAAGCATCTTAAACAGAGAGTGGGGGAGAACACATGCTTTCCACATGAAATAGGATTGTTCTTAAGTTACCCGGTGGAAGATGTAATCCAGTTTATAAGACAAAAGGGCTGTAATTACAAATGTTGTGGGGTATGGAAGGTGTATTGTGATGAGGCATTTAGCCAGAAGATGTTTGCACGTTACAGAAAATGCACAGAAGTATATTTAAGAGTCTTTGACCGAGGCAGAAGCATATCTGCATTAACGGTTTAA
- the feoB gene encoding ferrous iron transporter B, producing the protein MSIKIALAGNPNCGKTTLFNALTGSNQFVGNWPGVTVEKKEGKLKGHKDVTIMDLPGIYSLSPYTLEEVVARNYLINERPDAIINIVDGTNIERNLYLSTQIMELGIPVIMAVNMVDIMEKNGDKVDLAKLGKNLGCEAVEISALKGTGIKEAAEKAVKLAESKKLNTIAHKFDDKVEAAISAVEDKLGLDIVEEQKRFFAIKLLEKDDKIKVLMKNVPDVSAEIETLEKEFDDDTESIITNERYTYISSIISGCFAKKSEKKLSTSDKIDRIVTNRFLALPIFAVVMFIVYYVSVTTVGTWATDWANDGVFGDGWHLFGIGTSAYEEVADEYGDSDAIIGAYIDSLGDKGEEYADAIDTEADDYDSDAAVAALKKLENTVPANLTLDYDVEDEENLSVTTETTDAAGVKEAIEQCIDNDGAAPDPANYGVWVPGIPVLLESGLDAIGCVDWLKGLILDGIVAGVGAVLGFVPQMLVLFIFLAFLESCGYMARIAFIMDRIFRKFGLSGKSFIPMLIGSGCGVPGIMASRTIENDRDRKMTIMTTTFIPCGAKLPFIAMVAGAIFDGAPWVAPSAYFLGIFSIICSGIILKKTKLFVGDPAPFVMELPAYHLPTVGTVLRSMWERGWSFIKKAGTIITLSTIIIWFTTYFGFVDGTFTMLADDQIDFSILGRIGKAIAWIFAPLGFGNWQATVASITGLVAKENIVGTMGILYSAGEGTVYANMAATFTVVSGYAFLAFNLLCAPCFAAMGAIKREMNNTKWFWIAIGYQCGYAYLVGLVINQIAGLITGDTAFNVFTVIAILIIVGFIYLLFRPYKESKTLKVDSKKLLNATK; encoded by the coding sequence ATGTCAATTAAAATTGCATTAGCAGGTAATCCAAACTGCGGTAAAACAACATTGTTTAATGCTTTGACCGGTTCTAATCAGTTCGTTGGTAACTGGCCAGGTGTTACAGTTGAGAAAAAGGAAGGTAAATTAAAGGGACATAAAGATGTAACTATCATGGATTTACCAGGTATTTATTCACTTTCTCCTTATACTCTTGAGGAGGTAGTAGCAAGAAATTATCTTATTAACGAAAGACCTGATGCAATCATCAATATCGTTGATGGTACTAACATTGAAAGAAACCTTTATCTTTCAACACAGATTATGGAACTGGGGATTCCAGTTATTATGGCTGTTAACATGGTCGATATCATGGAAAAGAACGGAGATAAGGTTGACCTTGCCAAGTTAGGAAAGAACCTTGGATGTGAAGCTGTTGAGATATCAGCTCTTAAGGGAACTGGCATTAAGGAAGCAGCAGAGAAGGCTGTTAAGCTTGCAGAGAGCAAGAAGCTCAATACAATTGCTCACAAGTTTGATGATAAGGTTGAGGCAGCTATATCTGCAGTAGAAGATAAGCTTGGTCTTGATATTGTTGAAGAACAGAAGAGATTCTTTGCTATCAAGCTTCTTGAGAAGGATGATAAGATTAAAGTTCTTATGAAGAATGTTCCAGATGTTTCAGCTGAGATTGAGACTCTTGAGAAAGAATTTGATGATGATACAGAAAGTATTATCACTAATGAAAGATATACATATATATCTTCAATTATCAGTGGATGTTTTGCAAAGAAGTCTGAGAAGAAGCTTTCTACATCAGATAAGATTGATAGAATAGTTACTAACAGATTCTTAGCACTTCCAATATTTGCAGTCGTAATGTTCATCGTATACTATGTATCAGTTACAACAGTTGGTACATGGGCAACAGACTGGGCTAACGATGGTGTGTTCGGTGATGGCTGGCATCTCTTCGGAATTGGCACTTCAGCTTACGAAGAAGTAGCTGATGAGTATGGTGATTCAGATGCAATCATCGGGGCATATATCGACAGCCTTGGTGATAAAGGTGAAGAGTATGCAGATGCTATTGATACAGAAGCTGATGATTATGATTCAGATGCAGCAGTAGCAGCATTAAAGAAACTTGAAAACACAGTTCCAGCTAATCTTACATTAGATTATGATGTAGAAGATGAGGAAAATCTTAGTGTAACAACAGAGACAACAGATGCAGCTGGTGTTAAGGAAGCTATTGAACAGTGTATAGACAATGATGGTGCAGCTCCAGATCCTGCTAATTATGGTGTATGGGTTCCTGGTATCCCAGTGCTTCTTGAGTCAGGACTTGATGCAATTGGTTGTGTAGACTGGTTAAAGGGTCTTATCCTTGATGGTATTGTAGCCGGTGTTGGTGCAGTACTTGGCTTCGTTCCACAGATGCTTGTATTATTCATATTCCTTGCATTCCTTGAGTCTTGCGGCTATATGGCACGTATAGCATTCATTATGGATAGAATTTTCCGTAAGTTCGGTCTTTCAGGTAAGTCATTCATTCCAATGCTTATCGGTTCAGGTTGTGGTGTTCCTGGTATCATGGCTTCACGTACAATTGAGAACGACAGAGACCGTAAGATGACAATTATGACAACAACATTTATTCCTTGTGGAGCTAAGCTTCCATTCATAGCAATGGTTGCCGGAGCTATCTTTGATGGTGCTCCATGGGTTGCTCCATCAGCATACTTCCTTGGAATATTCTCAATTATCTGCTCAGGTATCATCTTAAAGAAGACAAAGTTATTCGTTGGAGATCCGGCACCATTCGTTATGGAGCTTCCAGCATACCATCTTCCAACAGTTGGTACAGTATTAAGAAGCATGTGGGAGCGTGGATGGTCATTCATCAAGAAGGCCGGAACAATCATCACACTTTCAACAATCATTATCTGGTTCACAACATACTTCGGATTTGTTGATGGAACATTTACAATGCTTGCAGATGATCAGATTGACTTCTCTATTCTTGGCAGAATTGGTAAGGCAATCGCATGGATATTTGCTCCTTTAGGATTTGGTAACTGGCAGGCAACTGTTGCTTCTATTACTGGTCTTGTTGCTAAGGAGAATATCGTTGGTACAATGGGTATCCTTTACTCAGCAGGTGAGGGAACAGTATATGCTAACATGGCAGCTACATTTACAGTAGTAAGCGGATATGCATTCCTTGCATTTAATCTTCTCTGTGCTCCTTGCTTCGCAGCAATGGGTGCTATTAAGAGAGAGATGAACAACACTAAGTGGTTCTGGATTGCAATCGGATACCAGTGTGGATATGCTTACCTTGTAGGTCTTGTAATTAACCAGATTGCTGGTCTTATTACTGGCGACACAGCATTTAATGTATTCACAGTAATCGCAATTCTTATAATTGTTGGTTTCATCTATCTGTTATTCAGACCATATAAGGAAAGTAAGACATTAAAGGTTGATTCTAAGAAGCTTTTAAATGCAACAAAGTAA
- a CDS encoding flavodoxin, with product MSKVAVVYWSGTGNTETMANAVAEGAKGAGAEVDVLVANDFNSEKVAEYDGIAFGCPAMGAENLEESEFEPMFTEVEGSLSGKKIALFGSYGWGSGEWMADWEERSKAAGAVLATDSVICQEAPDDDAVENCKKLGAALA from the coding sequence ATGAGTAAAGTAGCAGTAGTTTATTGGAGCGGAACAGGTAATACAGAGACAATGGCTAACGCAGTTGCAGAAGGTGCTAAAGGAGCCGGAGCAGAGGTTGATGTACTTGTGGCAAATGATTTTAATTCAGAAAAGGTTGCTGAATATGATGGAATCGCATTCGGATGCCCGGCAATGGGAGCAGAGAATCTCGAAGAATCAGAGTTTGAGCCAATGTTCACAGAGGTAGAAGGAAGTCTTAGCGGTAAGAAAATTGCACTTTTTGGTTCATATGGATGGGGAAGCGGCGAATGGATGGCTGACTGGGAAGAAAGAAGTAAGGCTGCAGGTGCTGTTCTTGCAACAGACAGCGTAATCTGTCAGGAAGCACCAGATGATGATGCTGTTGAAAACTGCAAAAAACTTGGGGCAGCGTTAGCATAA
- a CDS encoding M14 family metallopeptidase yields MIEEVVSVELPVHERLVVRKNRLTNEENGIDMPRISIVTGTHGDELDGQYICYEVIRRIEREKNKLKGIVDIYPDINPLGLDTGSRGIPMFDLDMNRVFPGDNNGAMAEYVAAGIIEDIIGSDLCIDIHSSNIFVNEMPQVRINDDTQEKLLPYAKMMNAQFVWIYSSITVLDATLAYSLNHLGVPTLVTEMGVGNRITPKYCRDIVDGIFNLMSHMGIWDDEPKEVNEPIISTEGEVTFLTAKESRIFVSAVDSMGRIGIGTHIGDIIEPIEGRIIQRIESPTDGIIFTLRENPVVHKGALIARVYGGR; encoded by the coding sequence ATGATAGAAGAAGTTGTTTCGGTGGAATTGCCGGTGCATGAAAGGCTGGTAGTAAGAAAGAACAGACTTACGAATGAAGAAAACGGCATTGATATGCCAAGGATTTCTATAGTTACAGGCACTCATGGGGATGAACTTGACGGACAGTATATCTGCTATGAGGTTATCAGAAGGATTGAAAGAGAGAAGAATAAGCTTAAAGGAATTGTAGATATTTATCCAGATATTAATCCTCTTGGACTTGATACAGGTTCAAGAGGAATTCCTATGTTTGACCTTGATATGAACAGGGTTTTCCCTGGTGATAATAATGGAGCGATGGCTGAATATGTGGCAGCAGGTATTATTGAAGATATTATTGGAAGCGATCTGTGTATTGATATCCATTCAAGCAATATATTTGTAAATGAGATGCCACAGGTAAGAATTAATGATGATACGCAGGAAAAGCTTCTTCCTTATGCGAAGATGATGAATGCACAATTTGTGTGGATATATTCGTCTATTACTGTGCTTGATGCAACTCTTGCCTATAGTCTTAACCATCTTGGTGTGCCTACTCTTGTTACGGAGATGGGTGTTGGAAACAGAATTACGCCAAAGTATTGCAGGGATATTGTTGATGGTATATTTAACCTTATGTCTCATATGGGGATATGGGATGATGAGCCGAAAGAAGTGAATGAACCTATTATCTCTACCGAGGGTGAGGTTACATTTCTTACTGCTAAGGAAAGCAGAATATTCGTATCAGCAGTTGATTCTATGGGAAGGATTGGAATTGGAACGCATATAGGAGATATTATCGAACCTATTGAGGGAAGAATAATCCAGAGAATTGAATCGCCTACAGATGGAATTATATTTACATTAAGAGAGAATCCGGTAGTACATAAGGGGGCTCTTATAGCAAGAGTTTATGGTGGCAGATAA
- a CDS encoding FeoB-associated Cys-rich membrane protein: MGTIIVGVILVIIVALIVRSMVHDKKNGKSFTCGGDCGKCKGHCH, from the coding sequence CTGGGAACAATTATAGTAGGAGTTATATTAGTGATTATAGTTGCGCTTATTGTACGCAGTATGGTACACGACAAGAAAAACGGTAAATCGTTCACATGTGGTGGCGACTGCGGTAAATGCAAAGGCCACTGCCATTAA
- a CDS encoding PH domain-containing protein has product MARDKVSTDILWKDRKRILFLGLPWSFTRYSVSKDRFFISKGFFSVKDDEVRLYRIMDISLERSFMQRLVGVGTIKVCSGDKTMGDFEIKNIKRPRATKELLSDLVEKQRDIKRVVNRENMIDGHDHSDGQADIDDLDNNDDDAPFDR; this is encoded by the coding sequence ATGGCAAGAGATAAAGTAAGCACAGATATATTATGGAAGGACAGGAAGAGAATTCTCTTCCTCGGACTTCCATGGTCATTTACAAGATACAGTGTATCTAAGGATAGATTCTTTATAAGTAAAGGATTTTTCAGCGTTAAAGATGATGAGGTAAGACTGTATCGTATTATGGATATTTCATTGGAGCGCTCATTCATGCAGAGACTTGTCGGAGTAGGAACTATTAAAGTATGCTCTGGAGACAAGACAATGGGTGACTTTGAGATTAAGAATATCAAGAGACCTAGGGCTACTAAGGAGCTATTATCAGATCTTGTGGAGAAGCAGAGAGATATCAAGAGAGTTGTCAATAGAGAGAATATGATTGACGGTCATGACCATTCAGATGGTCAAGCGGATATTGATGACCTTGACAATAATGATGACGATGCACCATTTGACAGATAA
- a CDS encoding DUF2325 domain-containing protein, which yields MSVVIIGGNECMERQYQQICKKHGCKAKVFVKEKSGFSKQIGTPDLMILFTNTVSHKMVLSAVTEAKKNDVNIVRTHSSSAASLTSVLETYLSESRAC from the coding sequence ATGAGCGTAGTTATTATTGGTGGAAATGAATGTATGGAACGCCAGTATCAGCAGATATGTAAGAAACACGGCTGCAAGGCGAAGGTATTTGTTAAGGAAAAAAGCGGATTTTCCAAGCAGATTGGAACACCCGATCTTATGATACTGTTTACTAATACGGTTTCTCATAAGATGGTTTTATCAGCTGTTACAGAGGCTAAGAAGAATGATGTAAATATAGTAAGAACACATTCAAGCAGTGCGGCATCGCTTACAAGTGTTTTAGAAACATATTTAAGCGAAAGCAGGGCATGCTGA
- a CDS encoding M14 family metallopeptidase: protein MKKEIIYSLKGIYREDYQIEGYRFGGGEKSACIVGALRGNEIQQLYICSQLVKALKELEAHGAISHNHEILVIPSVNRFSMNVGKRFWPTDNSDINRAFPGDVNGDTTKQIAGTLFDRIKGYSYGIHFASFYMPGDFIPHVKMMDTGFQSASLANLFGLQYVVIRKPKPMDTVTLNYNWQMNGTNAFSIYTNSTDMIDEKSARQAVSSVLRFLTRMGILKYNNHSGYIASVINEFDLMAVKTYDAGFYKRLKEPGDPVYHGELIAQILDPCEGTVKSEIISQTDGIVFFAHTGPTVMGNQVVYKIIRRMHE from the coding sequence ATGAAGAAAGAGATTATTTATTCTTTAAAGGGTATATATAGAGAAGATTATCAGATAGAAGGCTACAGATTCGGCGGCGGTGAGAAGTCGGCATGTATTGTTGGTGCATTAAGAGGAAATGAGATACAGCAGCTGTATATATGTTCGCAGCTTGTTAAAGCACTTAAAGAGCTTGAAGCTCATGGTGCAATATCACACAATCATGAGATTCTTGTTATCCCATCTGTTAACAGATTTTCCATGAATGTAGGAAAGAGATTCTGGCCTACAGATAATTCTGATATTAACAGGGCTTTTCCTGGGGATGTTAATGGAGATACAACCAAGCAGATAGCAGGAACACTTTTTGACAGAATTAAGGGTTACAGTTATGGCATACATTTTGCGAGCTTTTATATGCCGGGTGATTTTATTCCTCATGTAAAGATGATGGATACAGGATTTCAGAGTGCAAGTCTTGCCAATCTGTTCGGACTTCAGTACGTTGTTATTAGAAAGCCGAAGCCAATGGATACAGTGACACTAAATTATAACTGGCAGATGAATGGTACTAATGCATTTTCAATATATACTAACAGCACAGATATGATTGATGAGAAGTCTGCAAGACAGGCTGTGTCATCTGTTCTCAGGTTTTTAACCAGAATGGGTATTCTTAAGTACAACAATCACAGTGGATATATTGCAAGTGTTATCAACGAATTTGACCTTATGGCAGTCAAGACTTATGATGCAGGATTTTACAAGAGACTTAAAGAGCCGGGTGACCCTGTATATCATGGAGAACTTATTGCACAGATTCTTGATCCATGCGAGGGTACTGTTAAGAGTGAGATAATATCACAGACAGACGGTATTGTTTTCTTCGCACATACAGGTCCTACCGTAATGGGTAATCAGGTTGTTTACAAGATAATAAGAAGAATGCATGAATAG